In Bryobacteraceae bacterium, the following proteins share a genomic window:
- a CDS encoding GNAT family N-acetyltransferase, which produces MQPKPTVVGREQEGAVLAALVAALAGDPFARFLYPDAAQYHEHFPAFASAFAGRSFESQAAWMAGAAAALWLPPGEWPAEIPIVSLIASTVAAPRQAEVFELIDLIVSAHPRAPHWYLPLVGVAPELQGRGIGSSLIGASLAAIDEQRTAAYFVATSRLVVPLFEKFEFGVERTLRTETSPEVYAMVRPARK; this is translated from the coding sequence ATGCAGCCAAAGCCAACGGTTGTCGGCCGTGAGCAGGAGGGCGCGGTGCTCGCCGCACTGGTTGCGGCGCTTGCCGGGGATCCGTTCGCCCGCTTTCTCTATCCCGACGCGGCGCAATACCACGAGCACTTCCCGGCGTTCGCGAGCGCCTTCGCCGGGCGCTCCTTCGAATCCCAAGCCGCCTGGATGGCGGGGGCGGCGGCGGCCCTGTGGCTGCCTCCCGGGGAGTGGCCGGCGGAGATTCCGATCGTGAGCCTGATTGCGAGCACCGTGGCGGCGCCCCGGCAGGCGGAGGTTTTCGAGCTGATCGACCTGATCGTCTCCGCGCATCCGCGGGCGCCGCACTGGTACCTGCCCCTGGTGGGCGTGGCTCCGGAACTGCAGGGCCGTGGGATCGGCAGTTCGTTGATCGGGGCTTCGCTCGCGGCGATCGACGAGCAGCGCACAGCGGCTTACTTTGTAGCCACGAGCCGGCTTGTCGTGCCTCTGTTTGAGAAGTTCGAATTCGGGGTGGAGCGCACCCTTCGGACGGAAACGTCGCCGGAGGTTTACGCGATGGTGCGGCCGGCGCGGAAGTAG
- a CDS encoding Gfo/Idh/MocA family oxidoreductase: MSALRGAIAGCGFFAQFHIDAWRRMSGVTLAAACDPDLDRARAAAPNAYASIEELLDREQLDFIDIATRPETHADFVERAAAKGIPIICQKPMAMNMDEARRMVEAAANAGTPLMIHENWRWQPWYRVLRERIEAGGIGPVVTYRFRMRRADGMGPDAYPAQPYFREMPRLLLFESVVHPIDTARFLFGGIETIYAQTRRRNPLIAGEDTAVCVVTHSSGLTGIVDGHRFTDLRPDSPPLGDAQVEGELGVLEVAASGDVFSNGKLVWPNTVRVGYRGDSVRATQEHFVDCLRTGSEFETSGRRYLDTFAAVEAAYQSAAAGRALRIAGDVTVG; the protein is encoded by the coding sequence AGCGGAGTGACGCTCGCCGCCGCCTGCGACCCCGATCTCGACCGCGCCCGCGCCGCCGCGCCCAACGCCTACGCGTCCATTGAGGAACTGCTCGACCGCGAGCAACTCGACTTCATCGACATCGCGACGCGCCCGGAGACGCATGCCGATTTCGTCGAACGCGCCGCCGCCAAGGGCATCCCGATCATCTGCCAGAAGCCGATGGCGATGAACATGGACGAGGCTCGCCGGATGGTGGAAGCCGCCGCGAACGCCGGGACGCCGTTGATGATCCACGAGAACTGGCGGTGGCAGCCGTGGTACCGGGTGCTGCGGGAACGGATCGAAGCGGGGGGCATCGGCCCGGTGGTCACCTACCGCTTCCGAATGCGGCGCGCCGACGGCATGGGTCCGGACGCGTATCCGGCGCAGCCCTACTTCCGGGAGATGCCGCGGCTGCTTCTGTTCGAAAGCGTGGTGCATCCGATCGATACCGCGCGATTCCTGTTTGGCGGCATCGAAACGATCTACGCGCAAACGCGGCGCCGCAATCCGCTGATCGCGGGGGAAGACACGGCGGTCTGCGTCGTCACGCACTCCAGCGGGCTCACCGGCATCGTCGACGGGCACCGCTTCACAGACCTCCGGCCCGATTCGCCACCACTCGGCGATGCGCAGGTGGAAGGGGAACTCGGCGTTCTGGAGGTGGCCGCCTCCGGCGATGTGTTCTCGAACGGAAAGCTGGTGTGGCCGAACACGGTCCGCGTCGGCTATCGGGGTGACAGCGTCCGCGCCACACAAGAGCATTTCGTCGATTGCCTGCGCACCGGCAGCGAGTTCGAGACGTCCGGCCGCCGGTACCTCGATACGTTCGCCGCCGTGGAGGCGGCCTATCAGTCGGCGGCGGCCGGGCGGGCGCTGAGAATCGCCGGCGATGTCACCGTGGGCTGA
- the efp gene encoding elongation factor P — MLQATQLRPGMVIKFNNELYSIFKTEHRTPGNLRGFVQAKMRRLASGSMTEHRFSSEDRVERAILDEHQMEYLYDDGEAFHFMNIETYEQMHLNRDLLGDAVNYLVPSFKVTVVFYEGKPISVDLPPSVDLTIVETEPSLKGATVSNVTKPATLETGLVVQVPPFIASGERIRVSTADGSYLERAS, encoded by the coding sequence ATGCTTCAAGCAACACAACTCCGTCCAGGCATGGTGATCAAGTTCAACAACGAGTTGTACTCGATCTTCAAGACCGAGCATCGTACGCCCGGAAACCTGCGCGGCTTCGTGCAGGCAAAGATGCGCCGGCTGGCGTCGGGATCGATGACCGAGCACCGGTTCTCGTCGGAAGACCGCGTGGAGCGAGCCATTCTCGACGAACACCAGATGGAGTATCTCTACGACGACGGCGAAGCATTCCACTTCATGAACATTGAGACTTATGAACAGATGCACCTGAACCGGGACCTGCTCGGCGACGCGGTGAATTACCTGGTGCCGAGCTTCAAGGTGACGGTGGTGTTCTACGAGGGCAAGCCGATCAGTGTGGACTTGCCGCCCTCGGTGGACCTGACGATCGTCGAAACCGAGCCGAGCCTCAAAGGCGCCACGGTTTCGAACGTCACCAAGCCGGCCACGCTCGAAACCGGCCTCGTTGTCCAGGTGCCCCCGTTCATCGCCTCCGGCGAACGCATCCGCGTTTCGACGGCGGATGGATCGTACCTCGAACGGGCGTCGTAG
- a CDS encoding PfkB family carbohydrate kinase, with protein sequence MPDFDVVGVGLNATDTLLLVPRFPAYAGKEPFDEEILSPGGQVASAMVACAQLGLRVKYVGTVGDDERGRVQMESLHGSGINLDHVQVRRNTANQSAYIIIDRTTGERTVFWRRPEELRLEPEEIAEEMITCARMLHIDGHDTPAVERAARIARANGIPVTVDVDTVYHGFDRVLTTIDYLVTSSEFPVRWTAENDPCRALEMIQNEYGMKVAAMTLGAHGALARVDGRFHYSPAFVVNCADTTGAGDVFHGAFCYAVLEGMPIGDALEFSNAMAAINCTAVGARGRIGSRDEALALIGKGERRSHPEFGAGEFVRRKSSRQ encoded by the coding sequence ATGCCTGATTTCGACGTGGTGGGCGTTGGACTGAACGCCACCGATACGCTCCTCCTGGTCCCCCGCTTTCCCGCCTACGCCGGCAAGGAACCATTCGACGAGGAGATACTGAGCCCCGGCGGCCAGGTGGCGAGCGCCATGGTGGCGTGCGCCCAGCTCGGGCTGCGGGTGAAATACGTCGGCACGGTGGGCGACGACGAACGCGGCCGCGTCCAGATGGAGAGCCTCCACGGCTCGGGGATCAACCTTGACCACGTCCAGGTGCGCCGGAACACCGCGAACCAATCGGCGTACATCATCATTGACCGCACCACCGGTGAGCGCACCGTTTTCTGGCGTCGTCCCGAGGAATTGCGCCTCGAGCCGGAAGAGATCGCCGAGGAGATGATCACCTGCGCGCGGATGCTTCACATTGATGGCCACGATACGCCCGCCGTGGAGCGCGCCGCCCGCATTGCCCGCGCCAATGGCATTCCGGTCACCGTGGATGTCGATACCGTCTACCACGGCTTTGACCGCGTACTCACCACCATCGACTACCTGGTGACGAGCTCGGAATTCCCGGTCCGCTGGACCGCCGAGAACGACCCGTGCCGCGCGCTCGAGATGATCCAGAATGAGTACGGCATGAAGGTGGCGGCGATGACGCTGGGCGCCCACGGCGCGCTTGCCCGCGTCGACGGCCGGTTCCATTATTCGCCGGCTTTCGTGGTGAACTGCGCCGATACCACCGGCGCCGGCGACGTCTTTCACGGGGCCTTTTGTTATGCTGTGCTCGAAGGCATGCCCATCGGAGACGCACTCGAATTCTCCAACGCCATGGCCGCGATCAACTGCACCGCCGTCGGCGCGCGGGGCCGCATCGGCTCCCGCGACGAGGCCCTCGCCCTGATCGGCAAGGGGGAACGGCGCAGCCATCCGGAGTTCGGCGCCGGC